From Danio rerio strain Tuebingen ecotype United States chromosome 7, GRCz12tu, whole genome shotgun sequence, the proteins below share one genomic window:
- the si:ch211-63p21.4 gene encoding macrophage mannose receptor 1-like isoform X2 — MAQTLYFPLLLIALCSISECVQRQYHFINEKMDWTEAQRYCRENYTDLATVDNMNDMIQLNKSVKVNDRGVWIGLQGTYDSNWHWSSGDSVLFLNWASGQPYSGDNCAVMINGKWFVGSCSVTWTFICYNNKLIVIQQNLSWSEALRYCRQNHVDLVSVQSVEMQRRVMNVVKLASTEAVWLGLHNYCSMNMWLWLTGDMVCYQNWAPGNGSTPENCKLENRKGAVQSGGDQTWISRPESDRLNFICTNY; from the exons aTGGCTCAGACTCTATATTTCCCTCTTCTCCTCATTG CTCTCTGCTCCATATCTGAATGTGTTCAGCGTCAGTATCACTTTATAAATGAGAAGATGGACTGGACTGAAGCTCAGAGATACTGCAGAGAGAATTACACAGATCTGGCCACTGTTGATAACATGAACGACATGATCCAGCTGAACAAGAGTGTGAAAGTGAATGACAGAGGGGTCTGGATTGGTCTTCAGGGTACATATGACAGTAATTGGCATTGGTCTTCAGGTGATTCTGTGCTGTTTCTGAACTGGGCATCTGGACAACCATACAGCGGTGATAATTGTGCTGTTATGATTAATGGAAAGTGGTTTGTTGGATCATGTAGTGTTACCTGGACTTTCATCTGCTACAACA ATAAACTGATTGTGATCCAGCAGAATCTGTCGTGGTCTGAAGCTCTGAGATACTGCAGACAGAATCATGTGGATCTGGTCTCGGTTCAGTCAGTGGAGATGCAGCGTCGTGTGATGAACGTGGTTAAACTGGCGTCTACTGAGGCGGTGTGGTTGGGTTTACACAACTACTGCAGCATGAACATGTGGCTCTGGCTGACTGGAGACATGGTGTGCTATCAGAACTGGGCTCCAGGGAACGGCAGCACACCGGAAAACTGCAAACTGGAGAACAGAAAAGGAGCAGTTCAGTCTGGAGGAGATCAGACCTGGATCAGCCGTCCTGAATCTGACAGACTCAACTTCATCTGCACTAACTACTGA
- the si:ch211-63p21.4 gene encoding C-type mannose receptor 2-like isoform X1 has protein sequence MAQTLYFPLLLIALCSISECVQRQYHFINEKMDWTEAQRYCRENYTDLATVDNMNDMIQLNKSVKVNDRGVWIGLQGTYDSNWHWSSGDSVLFLNWASGQPYSGDNCAVMINGKWFVGSCSVTWTFICYNISGGLVFINQTMKWTDAQSYCRQNHIDLVSVRNQNENQQLEKFINDSQTFGSAVWIGLFRDIWQWSDQSNSSFRYWITGAPQAPDDKRCAAVAQYPQGQWLDFLCSVRWQFPFVCHEDKLIVIQQNLSWSEALRYCRQNHVDLVSVQSVEMQRRVMNVVKLASTEAVWLGLHNYCSMNMWLWLTGDMVCYQNWAPGNGSTPENCKLENRKGAVQSGGDQTWISRPESDRLNFICTNY, from the exons aTGGCTCAGACTCTATATTTCCCTCTTCTCCTCATTG CTCTCTGCTCCATATCTGAATGTGTTCAGCGTCAGTATCACTTTATAAATGAGAAGATGGACTGGACTGAAGCTCAGAGATACTGCAGAGAGAATTACACAGATCTGGCCACTGTTGATAACATGAACGACATGATCCAGCTGAACAAGAGTGTGAAAGTGAATGACAGAGGGGTCTGGATTGGTCTTCAGGGTACATATGACAGTAATTGGCATTGGTCTTCAGGTGATTCTGTGCTGTTTCTGAACTGGGCATCTGGACAACCATACAGCGGTGATAATTGTGCTGTTATGATTAATGGAAAGTGGTTTGTTGGATCATGTAGTGTTACCTGGACTTTCATCTGCTACAACA TCAGCGGAGGACTGGTGTTTATCAATCAGACGATGAAGTGGACAGATGCTCAGAGTTACTGCAGACAGAATCACATTGATCTGGTCAGTGTGAGGAACCAGAATGAGAATCAACAGCTGGAGAAGTTCATTAATGACAGTCAGACATTTGGATCTGCAGTCTGGATCGGTCTGTTCAGAGACATTTGGCAGTGGTCAGATCAGAGCAACTCCTCATTCAGATACTGGATAACTGGTGCACCTCAAGCTCCAGATGATAAACGCTGTGCAGCAGTTGCACAGTACCCTCAGGGACAATGGCTTGACTTCTTGTGTAGTGTTAGATGGCAGTTTCCTTTTGTGTGTCATGAAG ATAAACTGATTGTGATCCAGCAGAATCTGTCGTGGTCTGAAGCTCTGAGATACTGCAGACAGAATCATGTGGATCTGGTCTCGGTTCAGTCAGTGGAGATGCAGCGTCGTGTGATGAACGTGGTTAAACTGGCGTCTACTGAGGCGGTGTGGTTGGGTTTACACAACTACTGCAGCATGAACATGTGGCTCTGGCTGACTGGAGACATGGTGTGCTATCAGAACTGGGCTCCAGGGAACGGCAGCACACCGGAAAACTGCAAACTGGAGAACAGAAAAGGAGCAGTTCAGTCTGGAGGAGATCAGACCTGGATCAGCCGTCCTGAATCTGACAGACTCAACTTCATCTGCACTAACTACTGA
- the si:ch211-63p21.5 gene encoding macrophage mannose receptor 1-like — translation MAQTLYFPLLLIALCSISECVQRQYHFINELKTRTVAQQYCREKYTDLATVDNMNDVNQLIKFVKVNDRGVWIGLQGTNDIKWHWSSGGPVLFLNWASGQPYSRNNCTFTKNGQWYVGACNATWTFICYNMSTGLVFVNQMKNWRDAQSYCRQNYIDLVSVRNQNENQQLEKFINDNQISGSAVWIGLFRDPWQWSDQSNSSFRYWKPGVPYSPDDTHCGAVEMFDQGQWSDYSCSGSQQLPFVCHEDKLIVIQQKLSWSEALRYCRQNHVDLVSVQSEEMQNEVMNVVKLASTEAVWLGLHNYCSMNMWLWVSGDMVCYQNWAPGNGSTPENCELENRKGAVQSGGDQTWISRPESHRLNFICTNY, via the exons ATGGCTCAAACTCTATATTTCCCTCTTCTCCTCATTG CTCTCTGCTCCATATCTGAATGTGTTCAGCGTCAGTATCACTTTATAAATGAGCTGAAGACCCGGACTGTAGCTCAGCAATACTGCAGAGAGAAATACACAGATCTGGCCACTGTTGACAACATGAACGACGTGAACCAGCTGATTAAATTTGTGAAAGTGAATGACAGAGGGGTCTGGATTGGTCTTCAGGGTACGAATGATATTAAATGGCATTGGTCTTCAGGTGGTCCTGTGCTCTTTCTGAACTGGGCATCTGGACAACCATACAGCAGAAATAATTGTACTTTTACAAAGAATGGACAGTGGTATGTTGGGGCATGTAATGCCACCTGGACTTTCATCTGCTACAACA TGAGCACAGGACTGGTGTTTGTCAATCAGATGAAGAACTGGAGAGACGCTCAGAGTTACTGCAGACAGAATTACATTGATCTGGTCAGTGTGAGGAACCAGAATGAGAATCAACAGCTGGAGAAGTTCATTAATGACAATCAGATATCTGGATCTGCAGTCTGGATCGGTCTGTTTAGAGACCCATGGCAGTGGTCAGATCAGAGCAACTCCTCATTCAGATACTGGAAACCTGGTGTACCTTATAGTCCAGATGATACACACTGTGGAGCGGTTGAAATGTTCGATCAGGGGCAATGGAGTGACTACTCGTGTAGTGGTTCACAGCAGCTTCCTTTTGTGTGTCATGAAG ATAAACTGATTGTGATCCAGCAGAAGCTATCATGGTCTGAAGCTCTGAGATACTGCAGACAGAATCATGTGGATCTGGTCTCAGTTCAGTCAGAGGAGATGCAGAATGAGGTGATGAACGTGGTTAAACTGGCGTCTACCGAGGCGGTGTGGTTGGGTTTACACAACTACTGCAGCATGAACATGTGGCTCTGGGTGAGTGGAGACATGGTGTGCTATCAGAACTGGGCTCCAGGGAACGGCAGCACACCGGAAAACTGCGAACTGGAGAACAGAAAAGGAGCAGTTCAGTCTGGAGGAGATCAGACCTGGATCAGCCGTCCTGAATCTCACAGACTCAACTTCATCTGCACTAACTACTGA